One genomic segment of Fusobacterium nucleatum includes these proteins:
- a CDS encoding iron ABC transporter permease, translating into MVGQKKWRIDIKWIVILAIVAFLLIFEVFPLFYLLIKSLFSGGSFSWEAYRRVYTYDLNWIALKNTIITAGFTTILGVAIAFPLAFLVGRTDMYGKKFFRTLFVVTYMVPPYVGAMAWLRLLNPNAGVLNRFLMKIFGLGTAPFNIYTTSGIVWVLTCFFYPYAFITISRAMEKMDPSLEEASRISGASPLKTLFKVTIPMMTPSIIAAGLLVFVASASSYGIPSIIGAPGQIYTVTMRIIDFVHIGSEEGLTDAMTLAVFLMLISNIILYISTFVVGRKQYITMSGKSTRPNIVELGKWRLPITIIISIFSFFVIILPFITVAITSFTVNMGKPLTLSNLSLKAWEKVFSRASIISSTTNSFLTATAAAFFGILISCVMAYLLQRTNIKGKRIPDFLITLGSGTPSVTIALALIISMSGKFGINIYNTLTIMVVAYMIKYMLMGMRTVVSAMSQVHPSLEEAAQISGANWLRMLKDVTLPLIGASIVAGIFLIFMPSFYELTMSTLLYSSNTKTIGYELYIYQTYHSQQVASALATAILLFVILVNYILNKLTKGQFSI; encoded by the coding sequence ATGGTTGGACAAAAAAAATGGAGAATAGATATAAAATGGATAGTTATATTAGCAATAGTAGCTTTTCTACTTATATTTGAAGTTTTTCCATTATTCTACTTATTAATTAAATCCCTGTTTTCAGGAGGAAGTTTTTCTTGGGAAGCATATAGAAGAGTTTATACCTATGATTTAAACTGGATAGCTTTGAAAAATACCATAATTACAGCTGGTTTTACAACAATTCTTGGAGTTGCAATAGCATTTCCATTGGCCTTTTTAGTTGGAAGAACAGATATGTATGGCAAGAAATTTTTTAGAACTTTGTTTGTTGTAACCTATATGGTTCCACCATATGTTGGAGCTATGGCTTGGTTAAGACTTTTAAATCCAAATGCTGGTGTTCTAAATAGATTTTTAATGAAAATATTTGGCTTAGGAACTGCTCCTTTTAACATCTATACAACATCTGGAATTGTATGGGTATTAACCTGCTTTTTCTATCCTTATGCTTTTATAACAATATCAAGAGCTATGGAGAAAATGGATCCATCTTTGGAAGAGGCTTCAAGAATTTCAGGAGCTTCTCCTTTAAAAACTTTATTTAAAGTTACTATTCCAATGATGACCCCAAGTATAATAGCTGCTGGACTTTTAGTTTTTGTTGCATCAGCTTCATCTTATGGTATACCATCTATTATTGGAGCACCAGGACAAATTTATACAGTAACTATGCGTATAATAGACTTTGTTCACATTGGTTCAGAAGAAGGGCTTACAGATGCAATGACTCTTGCTGTATTTTTGATGTTGATATCTAATATAATTTTATATATTTCAACATTTGTTGTTGGAAGAAAACAATATATAACAATGAGTGGTAAATCTACAAGACCAAATATTGTAGAATTAGGAAAATGGAGATTACCTATAACAATAATAATTTCAATTTTTTCATTTTTTGTAATAATTTTACCATTTATAACAGTTGCTATAACATCATTTACTGTAAATATGGGAAAACCACTTACTTTATCAAATTTATCATTAAAAGCTTGGGAAAAAGTTTTTTCAAGAGCTTCTATTATAAGTTCAACAACAAACAGTTTCCTAACAGCAACGGCTGCTGCATTCTTTGGAATTTTAATCTCTTGTGTAATGGCATATCTATTACAAAGAACAAATATAAAAGGAAAAAGAATCCCAGACTTTTTGATAACATTAGGTTCTGGAACACCAAGTGTAACAATAGCTTTGGCACTTATAATATCAATGAGTGGTAAATTTGGAATAAATATTTATAATACTTTAACAATAATGGTAGTTGCATATATGATTAAATATATGTTAATGGGTATGAGAACTGTTGTTTCAGCAATGAGTCAAGTTCATCCTTCACTTGAAGAAGCTGCTCAAATATCTGGTGCAAATTGGCTTCGTATGTTAAAGGATGTAACTTTGCCATTGATTGGAGCAAGTATTGTTGCAGGAATTTTCTTAATATTTATGCCATCATTCTATGAATTGACAATGTCAACATTGCTTTATTCATCAAATACTAAGACTATTGGATATGAATTATATATCTATCAAACATATCATAGTCAACAGGTTGCAAGTGCATTGGCAACAGCTATTTTACTATTTGTTATTTTAGTTAATTATATTTTAAATAAATTGACTAAAGGACAATTTTCAATATAG
- a CDS encoding ABC transporter ATP-binding protein — MASVTITGVIKSFGNVKVLQEFNQKFEDGEFITLLGPSGCGKTTMLRLIAGFEKPSSGEIYIGDKLVSSEKEFLPPEKRGIGMVFQSYAVWPHMNVFDNIAYPLKIQKISKNEIEERVNQVLKIVHLEQYKDRFPSELSGGQQQRVALGRALVAQPEILLLDEPLSNLDAKLREEMRYEIKEITKKLKITVIYVTHDQIEAMTMSDRIVLINKGEVQQVAPPQEIYSKPKNMFVANFVGKVDFITGKVEGSKILLDNSNNQTLPNTSSFKGKVVVAIRPENVILSDDGEITGKVYSKFYLGDCNDLRVEIGNGNILRIIARASTYNTLNEGDEVKIKILDYFVFEDDGKDQIKIMT; from the coding sequence ATGGCATCAGTAACAATAACAGGAGTTATAAAATCTTTTGGAAATGTGAAAGTTTTGCAAGAATTTAATCAAAAATTTGAAGATGGAGAATTTATAACATTACTAGGCCCATCTGGTTGTGGAAAAACAACTATGCTTAGACTTATTGCAGGATTTGAAAAACCAAGTAGTGGAGAAATATATATAGGTGATAAATTAGTATCAAGTGAAAAAGAATTTTTACCACCTGAAAAAAGAGGAATTGGAATGGTATTTCAATCTTATGCAGTATGGCCTCATATGAATGTATTTGATAATATTGCTTATCCATTGAAAATTCAAAAAATTAGCAAAAATGAAATAGAAGAAAGAGTAAATCAAGTTTTAAAAATTGTGCACTTAGAACAATATAAGGATAGATTTCCATCTGAGTTATCAGGAGGACAACAACAAAGGGTTGCATTAGGAAGAGCCTTAGTTGCTCAACCAGAAATTTTGTTGTTAGATGAACCTCTTTCTAATCTTGATGCAAAGTTAAGAGAAGAGATGAGATATGAAATAAAAGAAATAACTAAAAAATTAAAAATAACAGTTATTTATGTAACTCATGACCAAATAGAAGCAATGACTATGAGTGATAGAATTGTATTGATTAATAAAGGAGAGGTACAACAAGTTGCACCTCCACAAGAAATATATTCTAAACCTAAAAATATGTTTGTTGCAAACTTTGTTGGTAAGGTTGATTTTATTACAGGAAAGGTTGAAGGAAGTAAAATTTTACTAGATAATAGTAATAATCAAACACTTCCTAATACAAGTTCATTTAAAGGAAAGGTTGTTGTAGCAATTCGTCCAGAAAATGTTATTCTTTCTGATGATGGAGAAATCACAGGAAAAGTTTATTCTAAATTCTATTTAGGAGATTGTAATGATTTAAGAGTTGAAATTGGAAATGGAAATATTTTAAGAATAATTGCAAGAGCTTCAACTTATAACACTTTAAATGAGGGTGATGAAGTAAAAATAAAAATCTTAGATTATTTTGTTTTTGAAGATGATGGAAAAGATCAAATTAAAATTATGACATAA
- the nrdD gene encoding anaerobic ribonucleoside-triphosphate reductase, which translates to MKRVIKRDGSVVEFDRSRIINAIKKTFEQASREPNMKLIEKIASQVEDLPDKVLAVEQIQDIVVKKLMGSSEKDIAMSYQSYRTLKAEIREKEKGIYRQIGELVDASNEKLLSENANKDAKTISVQRDLLAGISSRDYYLNKIVPEHIKLAHIKGEIHLHDLDYLLFRETNCELVNIEAMLKGGCNIGNAKMLEPNSVDVAVGHIVQIIASVSSNTYGGCSIPYLDRALVRYIKKTFKKHFLRGAKYIDDLSEEQIEELSKENLEYSNEVIKNKYPKTYEYSVDMTEESVKQAMQGLEYEINSLSTVNGQTPFTTVGIGTETSWEGRLVQKYVLKTRMAGFGAKKETAIFPKIVYAMCEGLNLNEGDPNWDISQLAFECMTKSIYPDILFITPEQLKNETVVYPMGCRAFLSPWKDKNGKEKYAGRFNIGATSINLPRIAIKNRGDEEGFYKELDRILEICKDNCLFRAKYLENTVAEMAPILWMSGALAEKNQKDTIKDLIWGGYSTVSIGYIGLSEVSQLLYGKDFSESEEVYQKTFNILKYIADKVLEYKQKYNLGFALYGTPSESLCDRFARVDKQEFGDIKGITDKGYYDNSFHVSSRINMSPFEKLRLEALGHKYSAGGHISYIETDSLTKNLDAIPDILRYAKMVGIHYMGINQPVDKCHICGYKGEFTATKEGFTCPQCGNHDSNEMSVIRRVCGYLSQPNARPFNKGKQEEIMHRVKHS; encoded by the coding sequence ATGAAAAGGGTTATTAAAAGAGATGGGTCAGTAGTTGAGTTCGATAGAAGTAGAATAATAAATGCGATAAAAAAAACATTTGAACAAGCTTCTAGGGAACCAAATATGAAATTAATAGAAAAAATTGCCTCCCAAGTAGAAGATTTGCCTGATAAAGTTTTAGCAGTTGAGCAAATACAAGATATAGTGGTAAAAAAATTAATGGGTTCATCTGAAAAAGATATAGCTATGTCTTATCAAAGTTATAGAACTTTAAAAGCAGAGATAAGAGAAAAAGAAAAAGGAATATATAGACAAATTGGTGAGCTTGTAGATGCTTCTAATGAAAAATTATTATCTGAAAATGCAAATAAAGATGCAAAAACTATTTCTGTTCAAAGAGATTTACTTGCAGGAATTTCTTCAAGAGATTACTATTTGAATAAAATAGTTCCTGAACATATAAAATTAGCACATATAAAAGGTGAAATTCATTTACATGACTTAGATTATTTACTTTTTAGAGAAACAAACTGTGAGCTTGTAAATATAGAAGCTATGCTAAAAGGTGGATGTAATATAGGTAATGCTAAAATGCTTGAGCCTAATTCTGTTGATGTTGCAGTTGGACACATAGTTCAAATAATTGCCTCTGTTTCATCTAATACCTATGGTGGTTGTTCAATTCCATATTTAGATAGAGCTTTAGTTAGATATATAAAGAAAACTTTTAAAAAGCACTTTTTAAGAGGAGCAAAATATATAGATGATTTAAGTGAAGAACAAATTGAAGAATTAAGTAAAGAAAATTTAGAATATTCAAATGAAGTTATAAAAAATAAATATCCTAAAACCTATGAATATTCTGTTGATATGACAGAAGAATCTGTAAAACAAGCAATGCAAGGTTTAGAATATGAAATAAACTCTTTATCTACTGTAAATGGGCAAACTCCTTTTACAACCGTGGGTATAGGAACTGAAACTTCTTGGGAAGGAAGACTTGTTCAAAAATATGTTTTAAAAACAAGAATGGCAGGTTTTGGAGCTAAAAAGGAAACTGCTATCTTCCCTAAAATTGTTTATGCAATGTGTGAAGGTTTAAATTTGAATGAGGGAGATCCTAATTGGGATATTTCTCAACTTGCTTTTGAATGTATGACTAAATCAATTTATCCTGATATTTTATTCATCACTCCTGAGCAATTAAAAAATGAAACTGTTGTATATCCAATGGGATGTAGAGCTTTCTTATCTCCTTGGAAAGATAAAAATGGTAAAGAAAAATATGCAGGAAGATTTAATATAGGAGCTACATCTATTAATCTACCAAGGATAGCTATTAAAAATCGTGGAGATGAAGAAGGCTTCTATAAAGAACTTGATAGAATTTTAGAAATTTGTAAAGATAACTGCCTATTTAGAGCAAAATATTTAGAAAATACTGTTGCAGAAATGGCACCTATTCTTTGGATGTCAGGTGCACTTGCTGAAAAAAACCAAAAAGATACAATTAAAGATTTAATTTGGGGAGGATATTCAACAGTATCAATAGGTTATATTGGACTTAGTGAAGTTTCTCAATTGTTGTATGGTAAAGATTTTTCTGAATCAGAGGAAGTATATCAAAAAACTTTTAATATATTAAAATATATAGCTGACAAAGTTCTTGAATACAAGCAAAAATATAATTTAGGTTTTGCTCTATATGGGACACCATCAGAATCGCTATGTGACAGATTTGCAAGGGTAGATAAACAAGAATTTGGAGATATAAAAGGAATAACTGATAAAGGCTATTATGATAACTCTTTCCATGTTTCTTCAAGAATAAATATGAGTCCATTTGAAAAATTAAGACTTGAGGCACTAGGACATAAATATTCAGCTGGTGGACATATCAGCTATATTGAAACTGATTCATTGACAAAGAATTTAGATGCAATACCAGATATTTTAAGATATGCTAAAATGGTTGGAATACATTATATGGGAATAAATCAACCTGTTGATAAATGTCATATCTGTGGCTACAAAGGAGAATTTACTGCTACAAAAGAAGGATTTACTTGCCCACAATGTGGAAATCATGATAGTAATGAAATGAGTGTAATAAGGAGAGTCTGTGGTTACCTATCTCAACCTAATGCTAGACCTTTTAATAAAGGAAAGCAAGAGGAAATAATGCATAGAGTAAAACACAGTTAG
- the nrdG gene encoding anaerobic ribonucleoside-triphosphate reductase activating protein, with amino-acid sequence MNYSGIKYADMINGKGIRVSLFVSGCTHCCKNCFNEETWNETYGKKFTEKEENEIIEYFKKYGKTIKGLSLLGGDPTYPKNIKPLLKFIKKFKENLPDRDIWIWSGFTWEEILEDENRFSLIKECDVLIDGKFVDSLKDLNLKWKGSSNQRVIDIKKSLEKNEVIEYI; translated from the coding sequence ATGAATTATTCAGGAATTAAATATGCAGATATGATTAATGGAAAAGGTATAAGGGTAAGTTTATTTGTAAGTGGTTGTACTCATTGTTGTAAAAATTGCTTTAATGAGGAAACTTGGAATGAAACTTATGGAAAAAAGTTTACTGAAAAAGAAGAAAATGAAATTATAGAATATTTTAAAAAGTATGGTAAAACAATAAAGGGTCTTTCACTTTTAGGTGGAGACCCTACTTATCCTAAAAATATTAAGCCTCTTTTAAAATTTATAAAAAAATTTAAAGAAAATTTGCCAGATAGAGATATTTGGATATGGAGCGGTTTCACTTGGGAAGAAATATTAGAAGATGAAAATAGATTTTCTCTGATAAAAGAATGTGATGTCCTAATAGATGGAAAATTTGTAGATAGCCTAAAAGATTTGAATTTAAAATGGAAAGGTAGTTCCAATCAAAGAGTTATTGATATAAAGAAAAGTTTAGAAAAAAATGAAGTTATTGAATATATTTAA